Proteins from a genomic interval of Papaver somniferum cultivar HN1 chromosome 4, ASM357369v1, whole genome shotgun sequence:
- the LOC113275242 gene encoding pentatricopeptide repeat-containing protein At4g25270, chloroplastic-like, translating to MDSIQVCTNLLFHSASSFSMATIHNDVRSFHLCNSIRERRKKEQKRIDRRKKQHLTIVPPTPLIHHQTPYTQTKHQALDEVLKEIKNSIKRGIHIDTQIFSSLLETCFQLESVNHGIQIHHLIPADVLRKSVSLSSKLLRLYASCGLVDSAHQLFDEMPKSNTSAFPWNSLISGYAELGRYEDAMALYFQMEEENVEPDQFTFPRVLKACAGIGSIRIGEAIHRDVVRFGFGYDGFVLNALVDMYAKCGDIVKARKIFGKIKQRDSVSWNSILTGYVRHGLLDDAVGILREMLLNGFQPDSVTISSILAGFPLSKLAGEIHGWVLRRGFENNLSIANSLIGVYSNQGKLDRAWWLFKMMPEKDVVSWNSIITGHHKCQEALTYFHEMEKSGVVPDNITFVSLLSACAHLGLVEDGRILFAKMKDKYRIKAQMEHYACMVNLLGRAGLIVEAYDVIVKEMEFEAGSTVWGALLFACSVHGNAEVGEIAANKLFDLEPDNAHNFELLMKIYGGAGRWEEMEKVMRVMVDRGLDSID from the coding sequence ATGGATTCCATCCAAGTCTGCACAAACTTATTGTTCCACTCTGCCTCGTCATTTTCAATGGCAACTATCCATAATGATGTACGTTCCTTTCATCTCTGCAATTCTATCAGAGAGAGgagaaaaaaggaacaaaaacggATTGATAGACGTAAAAAACAACATCTTACCATTGTGCCACCAACTCCTCTAATACACCATCAAACCCCTTATACTCAAACGAAGCATCAAGCTTTGGATGAAGTTCTCAAAGAGATTAAAAACTCCATCAAGCGCGGTATACATATCGATACCCaaatcttttcttctcttcttgaaACATGTTTTCAGTTAGAATCAGTTAATCATGGGATTCAGATACACCATCTTATTCCTGCGGATGTTCTGCGTAAGAGTGTTAGTTTGTCATCAAAACTTCTAAGGTTGTACGCGTCTTGTGGGCTTGTTGATAGTGCTCATCAGTTGTTTGATGAAATGCCCAAGTCTAATACGTCTGCGTTCCCTTGGAATTCTCTTATATCTGGGTATGCTGAATTGGGTCGATATGAAGATGCAATGGCTCTTTATTTTCAAATGGAGGAAGAAAATGTCGAACCTGATCAATTCACCTTTCCACGGGTGTTAAAAGCTTGTGCTGGGATTGGTTCGATTCGTATTGGCGAAGCGATTCATCGAGATGTAGTTCGGTTTGGTTTTGGTTATGATGGGTTTGTTCTGAATGCGCTTGTTGATATGTATGCTAAATGTGGTGACATTGTAAAAGCTAGAAAAATCTTTGGTAAAATCAAACAGCGAGACTCAGTATCATGGAACTCGATCTTAACAGGTTATGTTCGTCATGGTCTTTTAGATGATGCGGTTGGGATTTTACGTGAAATGCTTCTCAATGGATTTCAGCCGGATTCAGTTACCATATCCAGTATTCTTGCTGGGTTTCCATTATCAAAACTCGCAGGAGAAATTCATGGGTGGGTTCTTAGACGAGGATTTGAGAACAACTTATCAATTGCCAATTCTTTGATTGGTGTCTATTCTAATCAGGGGAAGTTGGACCGTGCTTGGTGGTTATTCAAGATGATGCCTGAGAAAGATGTTGTTTCATGGAATTCTATAATTACTGGTCATCATAAATGTCAAGAAGCACTCACATATTTCCACGAGATGGAGAAGTCCGGTGTTGTGCCAGACAACATCACGTTTGTTTCATTATTATCAGCTTGTGCTCACCTTGGATTGGTTGAGGATGGGCGAATTTTGTTTGCGAAAATGAAAGACAAATATCGTATAAAAGCACAAATGGAGCATTATGCTTGCATGGTGAACCTCCTTGGAAGAGCAGGTTTGATCGTTGAAGCTTATGATGTTATAGTGAAGGAGATGGAATTCGAGGCTGGTTCAACGGTGTGGGGAGCTTTGTTATTTGCTTGTTCTGTCCATGGTAATGCGGAAGTAGGAGAAATAGCTGCAAATAAGCTTTTTGACTTGGAACCTGATAATGCTCATAATTTTGAGCTTTTAATGAAGATTTATGGAGGTGCGGGAAGATGGGAAGAAATGGAGAAAGTTATGAGAGTAATGGTGGATAGAGGTCTGGATTCAATAGATTAA